AAATACTCTTAAACTAGCCATCAAAACTGCGCCGCCAGATCTTGATCGGCATCTCCCCCAAAATATGATTCATCGACTCAAACCGCTTTGGCTCCCAGTCCGGATACGGCAACGCAAAGTCATACCGATGCACCAGAGTCGCCAGGGCCTTCGTCTGTTCCAGATACGAGATATTCCTCCCGATACAGGAGCGAGCGCCTGCAGAGAATGTAATAAAGTACGGCCCCAACTCCTTTCCAGCCTCACCGAGGAATCGCTCCGGAATGAACTTGTGCGGCTGCGGAAATACCGACTCGTCGTGGTGTGCGACATATGCGGATATACTGACCGAGGTATTTCCCGGTACCCACTCGCCTAGGATCTCCATGCCCTCGGGTGGCGTCTGTCGTGGGAGGCCGTGAGGTGTCGGTGGCAAGATACGCAATGACTCGTCTAGACAGGCACGTAGGTAAGGAAGATGCTTCACGGTGTCATAAGAAGCAACTATTTCATCTGGCCCCAAGACCCCATCGATCTCTTCGCGGAGTTTAGCCATGGCTTCTGGGTGACGAATAAGCTGATAGAGGACGTTGGTGATGGCAATAGCTGTAGTCACAGTTCCCGCGTTCATCATAATATTGACTTCTGCGGCGATTTCGCCGAATTCAAGATTATTAGGCCTGCCGTTTTTATCCTCCATCAGAGCTTGGAAGAAGTCATTTAGTTTCTCGCCTGCCTCGTATCGACGCAGACGTTCGCTTGACCGTCGCCAGATAATATGTTCCCAGGCATCTCCCTTTTTCTGGAGATTCCGGAAATAGGGAAACACGTCCACCAGCTTGTTTATGATGGGAAACCACTCGTAGTTCCACAAAACCATGCATTGCTTGATAGCGAGCGGGTATAAAGCGTCCCGCAAGCCACATTCGAATGTACTGCCGTCTTTGCGCTCGGCGACGCAGATATCATTACCCTTATCCAGAAAGCCCAGTTTCTCGGACAATCCAATATCAGCCATAGCATCCAGCGTGAAGAAGTTGATCCACGCGCGGATATCCACAGTGAGATCCTCTGCGCTCGGAACGAAAGCACGACCGCCTGACACCGGCGCTGCTGTACAGCATTTATCCAAGTGCTTGACCAAACGCTCGATCTTGTCACTAACTTTATACTCCCACGTTTCCAAGTTCTTAAGCGCGTAGGCAGATGACAGCACCTTACGCTTCCTGGCGTGATCTGCTCGGTCAACCACATCGGCTAGATGATAGTGGGTGCCGGCTGATACGATGTAGGATGGATCTTTGCTGGCTTTTGTGTTGTGGCCGTAGATATCCTTGATTGCGCGGACATCTCCGTAGGAGAGTGTGTTGGGCCCTGTCCGGATTACCGGGGACTTTTTGTGTAGTTCTGACAGTTCTTGCGATCGGGCGCCTCGGGAGGCC
This DNA window, taken from Aspergillus flavus chromosome 5, complete sequence, encodes the following:
- a CDS encoding cytochrome protein, with the protein product MEGQWDGSLVGYCSLPSGYKSTTMLSLVLAAPYAAVGGLCTLLYFFVFPFIEYIRDPKGLRKYPNLHPISGMSVLPFMFMASRGARSQELSELHKKSPVIRTGPNTLSYGDVRAIKDIYGHNTKASKDPSYIVSAGTHYHLADVVDRADHARKRKVLSSAYALKNLETWEYKVSDKIERLVKHLDKCCTAAPVSGGRAFVPSAEDLTVDIRAWINFFTLDAMADIGLSEKLGFLDKGNDICVAERKDGSTFECGLRDALYPLAIKQCMVLWNYEWFPIINKLVDVFPYFRNLQKKGDAWEHIIWRRSSERLRRYEAGEKLNDFFQALMEDKNGRPNNLEFGEIAAEVNIMMNAGTVTTAIAITNVLYQLIRHPEAMAKLREEIDGVLGPDEIVASYDTVKHLPYLRACLDESLRILPPTPHGLPRQTPPEGMEILGEWVPGNTSVSISAYVAHHDESVFPQPHKFIPERFLGEAGKELGPYFITFSAGARSCIGRNISYLEQTKALATLVHRYDFALPYPDWEPKRFESMNHILGEMPIKIWRRSFDG